Below is a window of Defluviimonas sp. SAOS-178_SWC DNA.
CTGTATGCCGGCGCCAGGAGAGCGATCGCGAAGAGGTTTGCTTCGGCCTCCTGCTTGTGGTGCCGCGTATCGTCGCGCGCCTCACTCATGTCCGTGGTGGTGCACCGGAAACCGCCCTCCCCGCTCAGCAGGTGCCGCTCCATGAGAAAGTGCCCGAGCTCATGGGCTATGCTGAAGCGCGCCCGACGCGGACCGTGCGACATGTTGACCAGGATACTGCCAATGCTGCGCGACCTGTTGGTCAACAGCATGCCCTCGAGACCTTCGAGCTGCTCCCGGCGGACCTCCCCGATGTCGAGCGCATATGCGATCTCACCGACGGGAACCGCGCAGTCGATTGGACCAAGCTGTCGGTGAATGGCGTCGGCCAAGCGCTGGGGCGCGTGGATGTCCGCAAGGTCGATCCGATTGAGGTCCAGTGGCCTAAGCTTTCTCGTCCATCCGGTCGCGCATCGACCGGATCATGTCCTCCACGACGAGACGATCGCGATCCGACAGGTCATGCAGATCGCGGTGAATGCGCTCGATGCGCTGTTCTTTCATCGAGGGCGCGGTCTCTTCGCCGACCAGCACATCGATGCTGACCCCGAAGTGCCGCGCGAGTGCGCGGACGAGTTCGAAGGACGGGTTCCTGCTGCGGCCTTTCTCAAGCTCCCAGACATGCGCCTTCGAAACCCCTGCCGCATCGGCGACTTGCTGAAGAGACTCGCCGCTCTTCCGGCGCAGATCGAACAGCCGCTCCCCGATGTTCATGGTTCACCTCAAAATAAGCTTCGTCGAACAGTACTGTAAACCATATTTGACGACAGGCAATGTCAGACTTATCTTACAGCGCAGGTCGGCGAATCATTCGCCGGCGGGCAGTCAAGAAAGGAGGCTCCAATGAAGGGCCTGTTCATCGAAGAGATCGCCGTGGGCGATCTGAGACCCTGGGCGAAGAACGCCCGCACCCATTCGAAGAAGCAGCTTCGCCAGATTGGCGAGAGCATCCGGACCTTCGGGTTCACGAACCCGGTGCTGATCGACGCGGCGAGCACGATCCTCGCCGGCCATGGCCGGGTCGAGGCGGCCAAGCTCATCGGCATGAGCCATGTGCCCTGTGTCCGGCTCGAACA
It encodes the following:
- a CDS encoding helix-turn-helix domain-containing protein; the protein is MNIGERLFDLRRKSGESLQQVADAAGVSKAHVWELEKGRSRNPSFELVRALARHFGVSIDVLVGEETAPSMKEQRIERIHRDLHDLSDRDRLVVEDMIRSMRDRMDEKA